The nucleotide window TTTTATCTGCTTCAAGTTGAGttttaaatacatataataattttaaaaaataaaaaaatatatttgatgagtttaaaaaatatgaattaacaatttcattaattttaaaaaaagaattatttttaaaacattttgaAATTGAgctttttaaattattttgttgaACATTATAATAACTGATTGCTAATTTTATggtattattaaattttgtataatatgaataattaaATGAATGAATAAACAATATTGGTGAATATGTTATTAGttgtatatttttgatatttaaCTTATCAACTAATTCAgtataatttgaaaaatttccaattatattatttaaatagattagtaatattattacattaatatattcattatttataatacgttttatttttttattttcattttctaattttattatatttttattataattatatgcatattttaacAAACTTAATgctataatataatattttctatttgttaattttatattttttttgcattttttttcatcattacaacatttattattatccaCACATTCAAAATTTACAGTCATCATATTTTCATCACaatcatttttttgatttttttctaccatattatttaaattagaacaagaaaaaaaatcatcAAAAAGaggtattatattttctatatactcAGATAAATCTTTAAATCTTTTTAAGTCTATATCTTTTtctatttcttttaaataaaaaaatatatcttcattttttttggatgaattataagttttttcATGAAATGTCGTGGTTTCGATTTTGTGTGATTTTTGAGAATTTTCTTGAAAACTTAAAACTTGTTGTTTATCTAAGAAGAGAGCCATTTCGACTAACAAACAAATCATATTATCGTCATTAacatgtattatattttcatgatcattttttataaaatttgaatcggaaaaaaaacgaataaataaagaaaataatcgAGTAAAAGATTGatgaacattttttttatataagagataatgtaatttttcaaaattatatatttttctaatatattgtaaaataacttttttaatttgaatgtgattatttttttgagctaaatttaatttaaaattttgatattctttatttaataattcatataaatttttaagaataattttaaaaaatataactaatataattatcattttatcatttaaaagactaatataatttttaatattataaaacaaGTTGTAATTATTACTCTCttttaatatgaataaaaaaagcatatacatatatacttttaCATTACACTCTTCGTAaatcttttttaaaaaattatcatttttataattgttaatatcattttcgagtttgttttttattaaatcaaGAGGGTTTATTTCTGCTGCTTGCCCATTTGGCTGTTCATCTGGTTTTCCACCTGGCTTTCCACCATTTTTATTGTCTGAAATAGTTTGATTACAAAATGAAAGAACACATTTTAATATGTCTACATATATGTCGTTCGAAATATAATATTCCTTTTTCTCTTCAAATATAGCATCCcaaaaattgttaatattttttggaaattttttgaatttatttatataaacatttatcattgattttttaaaaaattctaAATACATTAAATCgtttttatatgattttaaaaCATCTTCAAATATGTAATTTTCaacattatcattttttatattaagaagataaattataatatccATATAGAGTATGTAATAATCTACATTTTCTGGTAAAtcgttttttattaattttgttaaaataGATAAACAGTTTTCCAATTTTCcactaataaaaaatatatacaatttataCACTTGATATTGtaatgtatttaaaaaaaaatgatttgaTTTTGTATAATCTAGAATTTTAAGACACTCATCATAAtttctcatttttatatttaaaaaataaaggattaaaaaaaaagaaaaattttgtgttattttattataattataacaattataatttctcaaaaaatttaaagataaattatatatttgtgtattattagtattattGTTAAGATATAGCaaataacaattatataataaataagttGTATCATTagttgttttatataatttcaaAGATAAATTAgtactttttttaaaaaaactgTTATTTATACAATAATCAAAAAGagatattaatattttttcaatttccaTTTTGGttgttataatttttgaattttgtccttgtttattattaccactaatattatttttattattttcaagtgcttttattttttgttcatatatatctattaatttactttctttatttatatttatatatatatttccgaatatataaaacatatttctGTCATAATCTTCTAAACTTATTTCATTTAATCCTTCATTGcattcttttatttcattaacATAAGAGTGGaataaacattttaaaattaaatatagtttgacatttttttttccttttaatcctgcattaattaatttttcacATTTCTTAAAGGACTTTTCCTCTATTAAATTTAGAATCTCAATACTCTTGGAATTCATTTCGGTCTTTATTaattatgtaatatattttttttatatatacatgtatttattattttttatacttttatgAAATAGCGAAATTAGGAACAATACACATTAGTTAAGCTCCTCTTTGTAAATTATCTTAtcaatatttgaaaaaaaaataacaatatatcaaataataaacaaattatgctttaaaaaatgttcatGTAGAATATGGCTTTTTCACTAATCATGTTCATTCAAATTTTATACTCAGTTTTGTAATAAATAGTGATCTAGCCTTTttcttgaaaaaaaaaaaaaaaaataataaaataataatttcttcAAATGTTCTATAAAATATGGCCCTAATAAACAggaaaatattttgttttattcaaaaattcaaaattaaatatacaaaatgtaGAACAAGAAAAAGGTATATTTGGGAaatagtatataaaaattactccttaaatataaaaatatattaataaatatgtaaatgaATTACTGTgcttaattaaattaaataattgcataatcattaaatatatacaatattataaaaatgtatgcatatatgtgaataaatcacattattaaaaataataacaaaggTAATgaataattcatatatatatttatattatatatattttatataaatataaaaatcccCAAATTATAATAAGTGAAtagcaaataaataaaaaaaagaaatgacGTACATATAATTGAATTTACTGGTAAAAGGCGAATATCTACAGTTTAGTGtcgaataaaaaaattattttattttgtatccACAAATTGTAAACctttaagaaaaaatataagcaactatgtttttattaaaatatcatGCTATCTAAAATAATTCGAAAATCACATTATTTGATAATTAAGCatacacatatttttatatattatacatacatatatatatatacttatacaaATATGagtgtataatataaaatttgctATATTTTAAAACGGCAAAGTtaacatttaaaatattttatagggaaaatttatttgtattaaattgttttattttaagaataatttttgtttaatataattattataccCAAGGTTAACTAATTCATTTTGTATCCATATAAATATacgttaaaaaaaaaaaaaatatatatggaaataaaaaataagagCAAGTCATTTATTGCTGTTGTTCTCACTGATCCATCATTGAGAAGactgattttttttattctaacTTCGCTAATAATATGGTAATAACTTTTTTACGGCataaaaatgtgaaatataaaatatgaaatataaaatgtaaaatacatAATTTGAAAACCACATCGTAGTTAGCCACTATTGTGTATGCATATACGTACATAACtttgtgtgtgtgtgtatgCACAAacatatgaatatatttttgcacACATTTGTACACATTTTTGTGTGAGGTGGCATTCCTTTATCTGATTGATTAAATTGGTAAAATATacgattttatttttttacaatattattacagtttCCTTCCAATATATAAAGCCATAAGATATATTGTTGCTAAGGAATATGGTGGACTTTCGCCGTTTGATTCTATATTATACCACTGCATTACAAATATAATagttataattatattttatttcgttttgcttaaaaaaaatattgggGGAACTACCAAAGAAGTTATTGTAAATcgattaaaattaaaaggaaAATGTATAATAGTTACaggtatatatatgtattttttttttttttttttttttttaaactatCCCTTAATTGTATCAAAAAATAAGTAcccataaatattatatgtattaaatgCTTAGGAGGATATAGAGGAATAGGGTTAGCTGCTGTCcatgaatttttaaaatatgaatgTCACGTTGTTTTAGCATGCAGATCAATAAGTCATATGGATTTTATTCGCGCaagtttattaaaaaaatatcctGAGTAAGATGATTGCactaatatttaattatttgtttatatgcATGAAATTGTTAAGGCACTAAtttacatacatatacatatattctTCTCAATTTTAGCGCGAAAATATATTGTGTAGAGCTTGATCTCGGATCCTATAAAAGCATAGAAAATTGTgctaattatatattaaaaacttTTCCCAAAATTGATATAATAGTTAACAATGCAGGTGAGGTTTCCATATtcttattgttttttttttttctattaatatatatgtatttgtCTATAAAtggttttaaaaaattctaaaattttatattttgattattttgtatattcatatttctcggtttttctttaaaaaataaaataattatgaacgTACAGGATTTTTGAACAGAAAACTTGAATATATCAATGGACTTGAATCAACAttctttattaattattatggccatttttatttaattaatcttTTATATAATCGAATATTAACATCAGGAACATTAATTGTGAATCTTAGCAGTATAGCACACAGTCTCTTGAAGGAATCGGTtcgtttttttgtttatcaaACATAGCTTTAtcagatatatttatattttcaatattattaatgttttacttttatttttttaggatGTAGATTATGCctttatttatgaaaataataacgaTAATTATAGTAAATCAAATCTTCTTTATCGAAaggaatataatttttctaaattatgTATGCTTTATTATTCGCAACAATTACAGAAAAGGTAATGAATTAtcttaatataataaaatttttcatataacTAAAAACAAGTAGTAAATAAAAGGACATTGCCAATTATTTAGTGTGcattattacattttaaaactaatttttttttgtaaatatagATTTGAAATGCAAAAATCAGATGCATGTTCAGTATCAATAAACCCAGGTCTAGTAAAATCAGAATTCTTTAGATATGAACAAAGTTGGTTTAAAGCAATTTGTAAAAATTTTGCATTTCCAAAGACAACTTTACAAGGGGCTCAAACCATACTGTAAGtattgaaaatgaaaaaaataattctttaATTTTGCAGATTATTcgaatttaatattatttacatttttctaacttatttattattagttATGTATGCCTTTTGGATCGTCGTGAACTAGCCAAAGGGTCCTACTATTCTGATTGTAAATTGGATTATATTCGACACTATGCCAAGGATATGAAAAAATCAGAGGTAAACAGTTAACGCCTTAAAATGTGCAACTGCAATTATGCATGTACTTATGCATGTATTGTTATGATTAAAATTGTTGCAAATTTTGCGATGAAAAATAAGTTATAtttggaataaaaaaaaaggaaaaagaaaaaggatAGATAAGCATATGACCCTTCATTTGGGAACTAGctacaaaaaattatgtgCATTAagtagtatatatatgtatatatatgcagtCGTGCATGTTTATTTATgtacaaaaattaaaataaaatgaattatatgTTGATCGTTCAATGTAGGAACTATGGCGAATTTCCGAGGAAATACTTGCAAACAAGGGAAAATAGATCGAGGAAAAGATggacaaaaaatatatatgttatatgtGTGGACATATTGAAAGATATGATAGTATTGAAGCTGATTAtatcattttaaaaaattttctgtaaaataatttgtacaaaatttaatgataaaatCATAGTAAAAACGTATTGTCGATTTGGAATCCAAGAGTATACTAGCCTCATCAATATTTGAATGATTGCCATtaaaaagaatataataattatcaaGGAATTCGAATTTATTTTCACTATCATTTAGATTATTATCTGTggaattaaaaatagtagATTTAttgaaatttaaaaaattgtggTTTTGAAcaattttgttatatataatattattattaacattattttgggtacttaaaaaaaaagaagaataaTCTACAAatttaacaatataaataaattgatCATTTACATTCACTGTTTTTATAATtggaataaaatttataaataatctTTTAAACATTCCagttgtttttatatttttaacttgaacaaataaatcaaaatttgtattatttaattgatttataataatatttttattttgttcatgtTTATCTAAAACTAGTATCAGATCTTCTGTTGAAGCATCTTGAGATTcttgaattattttattttgatttttttcattatctaCTGTTTTATTGTTTGTTTTTTCGTCAttatcttttatattattagtcCTGTTAATTAACTTAAGAAATTCGTCATAATTTTCTACACATCTATACCATTTTGAATCAAAGTCATAGAAACAAAAtggaattaataaaatagataaatGTACATTTATAACATTACAAATGtgatcatatatatatggagtatattcatatatatatatatttatatttataaaccATGTGtggtttttatttatatacaaattatttaatttattttcaaatatataattatacaaattatttattacattattaaaatataaatcatttAATTCATCACTATaagatatttttatattaatgtatttcttttttttattattatcatcctCATTTTCAACATCTTTATTAACATTCCATTCCTCAGTATTCCCAAAATCATCTTcttctatattattttcatcataattaattgtaatatttaattgagaaataataatatttttttcgcaaacataatatatgttaCTCTGTAAATTGTCTTCTTCTCTTGTaacatttaattttattttttttgttttttgtttttccatTTTGTATTTAATTGGGTTGTATAATACCTTCTtcgatttttataatatataaaacgaATGCTTAATTGTATAGTCTCTATATTATGTTCTAATAAAAATTGGAGAATCTGTTTTCAAACGGATTATCAcaattatatgtatgtatatatatgtatatgatatatatatatgatacataattcatatataatcaatccccttttttactttttcaaATATTCAATTTACTAGCCCTTTTTAGCAAGTATTATGAAtgagaaaaagaaaaaaaaaaaatacaatatatatattaatgcgTTTCCATTTCCCTCCAAGGGTTATATATATCTACTCTTAATAATAACCTCAGAATAAAAAAACTATTCCAATTTGATGATCTATGTACTCAAGgaatttatgcatatatgtatatatgattaATCCATAACCccattttttcaattttccTAACTTTtcttacaaataaataataaatgaaaaaatataaatttcaactcattatttagtaaaatttatatatatatatatatcccaTATAAAGggtaaattaataataaggaaaaaaaaaaatatatataataaagtgaatatgtaaatatatattcccCAACAATATACTACAATCAGATAGAAGAAATTGCCCCAATTTTGTAGCTCCCTtcgataaatataataaataaaaaaaaacataaaaaattatgtcgttgaaaaaaattgaaagaaAAGAgttataaatgaaaaaataataatggtatATCGAttaaatataagaaaaaatggatattataataaatttaaattttaatatttatttttatcgaaaatataaatagcaAAGATACATAAAATAGTAGTTGCAATTTCCCCTACAactgatatatattttttttaatgccAAACTGcttaattaaaatttatatgaaaaaaaataatgaaaaaatcgATAATTA belongs to Plasmodium yoelii strain 17X genome assembly, chromosome: 11 and includes:
- a CDS encoding oxidoreductase, putative encodes the protein MEIKNKSKSFIAVVLTDPSLRRLIFFILTSLIICFLPIYKAIRYIVAKEYGGLSPFDSILYHCITNIIVIIIFYFVLLKKNIGGTTKEVIVNRLKLKGKCIIVTGGYRGIGLAAVHEFLKYECHVVLACRSISHMDFIRASLLKKYPDAKIYCVELDLGSYKSIENCANYILKTFPKIDIIVNNAGFLNRKLEYINGLESTFFINYYGHFYLINLLYNRILTSGTLIVNLSSIAHSLLKESDVDYAFIYENNNDNYSKSNLLYRKEYNFSKLCMLYYSQQLQKRFEMQKSDACSVSINPGLVKSEFFRYEQSWFKAICKNFAFPKTTLQGAQTILYVCLLDRRELAKGSYYSDCKLDYIRHYAKDMKKSEELWRISEEILANKGK